GGTTGATGCAATTATGCTTTCGTATGCACAAGCCTTACTGGTTGATAGAAAAGCATTGGTGGCTGCTCAACAGGAAAACGATGTAGTACGCTGTCAGGAAATCCTTCAGCAGGCTTTCCGTACAGACGTAAGGGCTATTGTTCAGGAAGCCAGGTTAAGGAGCGGAGGTGCTGCACAACCGGTAGAATTGTACCGTCAGCTTAAAGTTAGAGAACAGTTAATTGCCAACAGAGGTTTGAAAACCGTAGCTACAGGATTATAATGGCTGCGCTACCAGTTATAGTAATTTTTGATGTTGGCAAGACCAATAAAAAGATCTTTTTGTTTGATGAAAACTATAAGATTGTTTTTGAGCGTTCTGCCCGTTTCATAGAAACCTATGATGAGGATGGCGATCCATGTGAAAACCTGGAGAGTCTTCGTTTGTCTATTTTCGATTCTTTGCGTGAAGTGATGAAGCGCAAAGAATTTGAAATAAAGGCCATCAATTTCTCCACTTACGGGGCTAGCTTTGTCTATGTAGATGAATACGGTAAACCCCTGGCACCGCTGTATAATTATTTGAAAGCATATCCTGAAGATCTAAAAAAGGAGTTTTATGCCAAATATGGCGGTGAGACTGCAGTTTCTGCTGCAACAGCTTCTCCAGTATTAGACAGTTTAAATTCTGGAATGCAATTTTACAGGATTAAAAAGGAAAAGCCGGAAATTTTCAAAAACATTAAATATGCGCTGCATTTGCCACAATATTTAAGCTATCTGGTTTCAGGTGCAGAATACTCAGACCTAACTAGTTTAGGTTGCCATACACAGCTTTGGGATTTTACCAAAAATGATTACCATGATTGGGTAAAAGCTGAAGGTTTAGACAAGAAACTTGCACCAATAGTTAATGGTGATGAGGTTTTTCCTTCGGAGTTTCCGGGTAACCAATATAAGGTTGGCGTAGGCTTGCACGATAGTTCTGCTGCGTTGATCCCTTACCTGACCAATTTCCACGAGCCTTTTGTATTAATTTCAACAGGTACTTGGTGCATTACCTTAAACCCTTTTAATTCTTCTCCATTAACACCAGAAGAATTGGAGCAGGATTGCCTGAGTTACATGCAATATAAAGGTACGCCGGTTAAGGCCTCAAGGATCTTTGCCGGTTATGAGCATGAGCAACAGGTAAAACGTATTGCTGCGCATTTTAAGCAAAACCCAGGGCGATATAAAGCGATGAAATACGACGCCGGGATTATCTCATCCTTGCTGAAAGACATGGAAAACCGCAATGAGCCTGCTCCTACAGCAAGTAAGGAATCGGCTTTTGTGAACCGTGACCTTTCGGATTTTGCTTCAGATAAAATTGCTTACCATCAGTTTATGCTGGATATTGCAAGACAGCAGCTGGCATCTACCAGTTTGGTGATGACTGGAAATGAGGTTAAGCGGATTTTTGTAGATGGAGGTTTTAGTAAAAACATCATCTATATGAACCTTTTGGCGCTATTGTTTCCTGATGTAGAGGTATTTGCTGCTTCTATGGCACAGGCTACTGCAATTGGAACCGCATTGGCGATTCATAAGTGCTGGAATACCAAACCAATGCCAAATGATATTATTGAATTAAAGTATTATGCATCATCTGTAGCAAACGCAAGTTTGTAGAAGTAAAACATTTAGCTGCAGCACTTAGAGAATTAGTTGTTCTTTAAGTGCTGCTTTTTTTATTGCCGACAACGATTGCGCAAAAATTTTACATAGCAGGGGAGCTGTAATCGGATCAAAGTTTGTACAATTGCCTTATAACCATATATAAATTTTGATTCATGATGTATAAACGATCGTTAAAATTTGCAGCGCTTGCTGTGCTTGTGTTGCTGATGTCTTTTAGTATTCCTCCCAAAAAGATTAAAATTTACCTGATTGGTGATTCCACAATGTCTGTTAAAGATAGAAAAGCTTATCCGGAGACTGGATGGGGAATGCCTTTTGTTAACTTTTTTGATCAGGATGTAGAAGTGGACAACCGGGCTCAGAATGGACGGAGTACTAAATCTTTCTTGGCAGAAAACAGGTGGCAGCCTGTAGTAGATAGTTTAAAAGCGGGAGATTATGTCTTTGTTCAGTTTGGCCATAATGATGAATCTAAAGCTAAAGTTGAGCGCTACACAACTATAGACGAATTTAAAGCAAACCTATTGAAATATATTTCAGAAACACGCTCAAAGAAAGCCAATCCGGTTTTGCTTACACCAGTGTCAAGAAGACAATTTAATGCTTCGGGAAAGGTTGTTGAAACCCATGCAGGTTACAGCGAGGCGGTTAGAGAAGTCGCAAAAGCAAATAACGTTCCCCTAATTGATCTGGATCAGAAAAGCATGGAATTGTATCAGAAATTTGGAAACGAAAATTCTAAACTGTTGTTTTTGCAGCTGGAAGCTGGTGTTCATCCAAATTATCCTGAAGGTAAAATAGACAATACGCATTTTAATGAACTTGGCGCAAGGGAAATTGCCCAGGTGGTGTTAAAAGAAATCAGGACATTAAACCTTGACCTTGTCAATCATATTATAAAACCAGTTGCTAAAAAATGATGAGGTTTTTAGTATTTAAGTTATGGGTCTGTATCTTGTTTTTTGGCGTTTGTGTACAGGCGCAAACTTTAACGGTTGCCAAGGATGGTAGTGGTGATTTTAAGACGGTTCAGGAGGCCATTCAGGCAGTTCCTGATTTTAGAAAAGTAACAACAACAATCTTCATCAAAAATGGAATCTATAAAGAGAAACTAAACCTTTCTGCTTCCAAGAGAATGGTACGGTTGGTTGGTGAGAGTGTAGAAAAAACCATCCTTACCTATGACGACTATGCAGCGAAGAAGAATATGTTTGGAGAAGCAAAGGGAACGTCGGGTTCTTCCAGTTTCTACATTTATGGCGAGGATTTTAGTGCGGAGAACATCACCTTTGAAAATTCTTCTGGTCCGGTTGGGCAGGCAGTAGCTTTGTGGATTGCCGGAGATAAGGCAAAGTTTAGCAACTGCCGTATGCTTGGTTTTCAGGATACGTTATATACCTATGGTGCGGGTAGCAGGCAATATTTTAACCATTGTTACATCGAAGGTACTGTCGATTTTATTTTTGGCTCCGCTACCGCTGTCTTTGATGGTTGCGAGATCTTCTGTAAAACGCAGGGTTATGTTACCGCGGCATCTACACCTGATACAGCTAAGTACGGCTATGTGTTTTTGAACTGCAAAATTACGGGTACTGCGCCTGAAAATAGTTTTCATCTGGGAAGACCATGGAGGCCTTTTGCCAATACTGTGTTTATCAATTGCGCGCTTGGAAGTATGATCAAAGCTGAGGGTTGGAACAACTGGGGCAAAGAAAGCAATGAAAAAACTGCTTATTATGCTGAATATAAAAATAAGGGAAAAGGTGCTAAAGCCGCAGAACGTGTAAAATGGTCGCATCAATTGACGGATGTAGAAGCACAGGAGTACACGCTTGAAAGGATATTCAGGGACTGGGATTACGCTAAAACTCATTGAAATTTTGTATGTCTTTTAGAGTCTATTATAAAATCAATACTATGGGAACGATTGCACACTTATTTACGGCGGTTTTGTTTCATGCTAAGCTAAAAGTATGTAGACTTGCTTATAAGCGTTAAATTTAATGCAACCAAATTTGTATGAATATATTTAAAATAGCACTTCCGGGCCTTATGCTGCTTGGATCATTCCAGGTAAATGCACAATCACCAGCGGGTAAAAAAGGATATTCTTTTGAAAACCTTCCTGTAATAGCCACTCCAAAATTTAAAAACGACACCTTAAATATT
The nucleotide sequence above comes from Pedobacter sp. MC2016-14. Encoded proteins:
- a CDS encoding rhamnogalacturonan acetylesterase, translating into MMYKRSLKFAALAVLVLLMSFSIPPKKIKIYLIGDSTMSVKDRKAYPETGWGMPFVNFFDQDVEVDNRAQNGRSTKSFLAENRWQPVVDSLKAGDYVFVQFGHNDESKAKVERYTTIDEFKANLLKYISETRSKKANPVLLTPVSRRQFNASGKVVETHAGYSEAVREVAKANNVPLIDLDQKSMELYQKFGNENSKLLFLQLEAGVHPNYPEGKIDNTHFNELGAREIAQVVLKEIRTLNLDLVNHIIKPVAKK
- a CDS encoding FGGY-family carbohydrate kinase; this encodes MAALPVIVIFDVGKTNKKIFLFDENYKIVFERSARFIETYDEDGDPCENLESLRLSIFDSLREVMKRKEFEIKAINFSTYGASFVYVDEYGKPLAPLYNYLKAYPEDLKKEFYAKYGGETAVSAATASPVLDSLNSGMQFYRIKKEKPEIFKNIKYALHLPQYLSYLVSGAEYSDLTSLGCHTQLWDFTKNDYHDWVKAEGLDKKLAPIVNGDEVFPSEFPGNQYKVGVGLHDSSAALIPYLTNFHEPFVLISTGTWCITLNPFNSSPLTPEELEQDCLSYMQYKGTPVKASRIFAGYEHEQQVKRIAAHFKQNPGRYKAMKYDAGIISSLLKDMENRNEPAPTASKESAFVNRDLSDFASDKIAYHQFMLDIARQQLASTSLVMTGNEVKRIFVDGGFSKNIIYMNLLALLFPDVEVFAASMAQATAIGTALAIHKCWNTKPMPNDIIELKYYASSVANASL
- a CDS encoding pectinesterase family protein is translated as MMRFLVFKLWVCILFFGVCVQAQTLTVAKDGSGDFKTVQEAIQAVPDFRKVTTTIFIKNGIYKEKLNLSASKRMVRLVGESVEKTILTYDDYAAKKNMFGEAKGTSGSSSFYIYGEDFSAENITFENSSGPVGQAVALWIAGDKAKFSNCRMLGFQDTLYTYGAGSRQYFNHCYIEGTVDFIFGSATAVFDGCEIFCKTQGYVTAASTPDTAKYGYVFLNCKITGTAPENSFHLGRPWRPFANTVFINCALGSMIKAEGWNNWGKESNEKTAYYAEYKNKGKGAKAAERVKWSHQLTDVEAQEYTLERIFRDWDYAKTH